The following proteins are encoded in a genomic region of Arachis ipaensis cultivar K30076 chromosome B02, Araip1.1, whole genome shotgun sequence:
- the LOC107627758 gene encoding uncharacterized protein LOC107627758, which translates to MKFSNKNEFMDAVREFTIQEGREIKFRRNESYRIRAICKWTTGEDEDMVRCPWVAYASRDSEETCWQLKTFKNEHIYPRMRKNRAANRRWLAGKLVKKLRRYLSLKHSEAKAYFRRRFDLDLNKSSLTRALMDARNIVYGDVAAQYGLVRNYAETLLKSNHGSTVKIGTYLQGDDSIFEKMYVCLDGCKKGFKAGCRPLIGLDGAFLKTRFGGQILSAVAQDANNHIHPIAWAIVDVENKENWKWFLDLLLDDLGDYMTNKWAFMSDM; encoded by the coding sequence ATGAAGTTCAGTAACAAGAATGAATTTATGGATGCTGTGAGAGAATTCACCATTCAAGAGGGTAGGGAGATTAAATTTAGAAGGAATGAGAGCTACAGAATCAGAGCTATTTGCAAGTGGACAACTGGAGAAGATGAGGATATGGTTAGATGTCCATGGGTTGCTTATGCATCCAGGGATTCTGAGGAGACATGCtggcaattaaaaacatttaagAATGAACACATATATCCTAGGATGAGAAAAAACAGGGCAGCCAACAGGAGATGGCTTGCTGGCAAGTTGGTAAAGAAATTGAGGAGGTATTTGAGCTTAAAGCACAGTGAAGCTAAAGCATATTTCAGGAGAAGGTTTGACCTGGATCTAAACAAATCATCACTAACCAGAGCTTTAATGGATGCAAGAAATATTGTTTACGGTGATGTAGCTGCCCAGTATGGTTTGGTTAGAAATTATGCAGAAACTCTACTTAAGAGTAATCATGGTTCAACAGTAAAGATTGGTACATATCTTCAAGGGGATGATTCTATATTTGAAAAAATGTATGTATGCCTGGATGGATGTAAGAAGGGTTTTAAGGCTGGCTGCCGCCCACTGATCGGACTCGACGGAGCCTTCTTGAAGACTCGGTTTGGTGGACAAATACTCTCAGCAGTGGCTCAGGACGCCAATAACCATATACATCCAATTGCGTGGGCAATTGTTGATGTTGAGAATAAAGAGAATTGGAAGTGGTTTTTGGACCTGCTGCTTGATGACTTGGGTGACTACATGACTAACAAATGGGCTTTTATGTCAGACATGTAA
- the LOC107625870 gene encoding probable inactive receptor kinase At5g67200 has translation MAASLVGGAAIGAVFGELLKAVIDMKDRAVMFKPTLAYLRTTLTAIDPVIKEIEQQNNELGRANAELELLIKEMEEGTKLVYKCSKIHKLNFPARIRYQEQLVALVESLVRFFIIDMQAQNARDLKETLMKVRRIHSAVNKMQSNSNEETTAGGGSVSESDSANVPVELNQIDVNDETTVTIQQQNDENVTEITNSVSEITVQLETLRNDSVEQVMEDGTRLLHIASQTKEEANNSQEEKQLTVVKSYDQSYTDQKRFMGICLPTTPIRRKKSGGKFTFVEGCPYKFDIEDLLRGSAEVLGHTSYATTYTTEMKNGVTLVIKRLKDVVVDKQEFEQKIKIVQRISQHPNVLSPLACYCSNDENLLIYEYMPTGSFSKLLHETSEDRDVPLDWNSRMKISLGVAKGLAHIHSLEGGTYVHGNVRSSNVLVTNDHQGCISDLSMAYSLSNSFDQFRKTGYQQNEGWWLEAMKEELTPQKCDVYSFGVLLFEMLTGRVPSEYNDLPTHVKDLAIDGFPVYDSAISQIYKKYARKMRELAEKCTFQRKEIPSMASVVREMEEIRALY, from the exons ATGGCGGCATCATTGGTAGGAGGAGCTGCCATAGGAGCTGTGTTTGGAGAACTCCTGAAAGCAGTTATAGATATGAAAGACAGAGCTGTTATGTTCAAACCAACCTTAGCATACCTCAGAACAACGTTAACGGCGATTGATCCGGTGATCAAGGAGATAGAACAACAAAACAACGAACTGGGTCGCGCGAACGCCGAGCTAGAGTTGTTGATCaaggaaatggaagaaggcaCAAAGCTTGTTTACAAGTGTTCCAAAATCCACAAGCTGAATTTTCCAGCTAGGATTCGGTACCAAGAACAATTGGTAGCACTGGTGGAGTCTCTGGTGAGGTTCTTTATCATTGATATGCAGGCTCAGAACGCAAGAGATTTGAAAGAGAcgttgatgaaggttagaagaATACATAGTGCGGTTAATAAGATGCAATCGAATAGCAATGAAGAAACTACTGCTGGTGGTGGTTCAGTTTCTGAATCTGATTCTGCTAACGTACCTGTGGAGTTGAATCAGATAGATGTAAATGATGAGACTACTGTCACAATTCAGCAGCAAAATGATGAGAATGTAACGGAAATAACTAACTCTGTTTCGGAAATCACAGTCCAGTTGGAGACCCTTCGGAATGATTCTGTTGAGCAAGTCATGGAAGATGGCACTAGACTCTTACACATTGCTAGCCAA ACTAAAGAAGAGGCAAATAATAGTCAAGAAGAAAAGCAGTTGACGGTTGTCAAATCCTATGATCAATCATATACAGATCAGAAGAGATTCATGGGTATATGTCTGCCTACAACACCAATTCGACGTAAGAAAAGTGGTGGAAAATTCACTTTTGTTGAAGGGTGTCCTTACAAATTTGATATTGAGGATTTGTTGAGAGGTTCTGCTGAAGTTCTTGGACATACAAGTTATGCAACTACCTACACCACAGAGATGAAGAATGGCGTAACACTAGTTATAAAGAGATTAAAAGATGTGGTGGTAGACAAGCAAGAATTTGAACAGAAGATAAAGATTGTGCAAAGAATTTCTCAGCACCCAAATGTTCTGTCTCCTCTTGCCTGCTATTGTTCCAATGATGAAAATCTACTGATTTATGAGTACATGCCAACAGGCAGCTTTTCGAAGCTATTGCATG AAACATCCGAAGATAGAGATGTCCCATTAGATTGGAATTCAAGAATGAAGATTTCACTTGGAGTTGCCAAGGGTCTTGCTCACATCCACTCTCTCGAAGGAGGAACTTATGTCCATGGCAATGTAAGATCATCAAATGTGCTTGTCACAAATGATCATCAAGGTTGCATATCAGATCTCTCAATGGCGTATTCACTAAGTAACTCCTTCGACCAATTTAGAAAAACAGGTTACCAACAAAACGAAGGCTGGTGGTTGGAAGCAATGAAGGAAGAACTGACCCCCCAAAAATGTGATGTGTATAGCTTTGGTGTACTTCTTTTTGAGATGCTAACAGGAAGAGTGCCATCAGAGTATAATGATCTACCAACACATGTTAAGGATCTTGCTATTGACGGCTTTCCTGTGTATGATAGTGCAATTAGTCAAATTTATAAAAAGTATGCCAGGAAGATGAGGGAACTGGCAGAGAAATGTACGTTTCAACGGAAAGAAATACCATCCATGGCTAGTGTTGTTAGGGAAATGGAAGAAATAAGAGCACTTTATTAA